AAGGGCGTGTTCTTCTCCGTGCGGGGGCCGCTCAACGTCGCCCGCTCGCCGCAGGACACGCCGGTGCTGGTCATGTCGGGCCTGGGGGAGTCCGATCTCGATTTCGGCGCCAAAGTCGCCGATGTCGTGCTGTTCGAGGCGGAGGGCGCCAAGGCAGCCTATGACGATCTCAAGCGCCGCGCGGTTGCCGCCGGACGCGAGCCGGAAACCATGAAGGTGCTGATGACGGTTGGCGTGGACGAGCTTGCGGCTGGCGGGATGGAGGCTTGGCTCGACGGCAAAAGCTGCGATGGTTTCAATTTCGCTTTGCCGGCCGATCTTTCGGCGCTCGATGACTTCACCGGCCGCATCCTGCCGGAGCTTCGCCGTCGCAGCCTGGCCCGCTCGGTCTATGCTGGGGCAAAACTGCGCGACCGTCTCGAGCTTGGCGCGGGAGGCGCAAAATGAGCGCGCGTCAGATGAAGCTCGGCTTGTTCCTTTGGGCGACAGGCCACCATATCGCCGCCTGGCGCCATCCGGATTCGCATGTGACGGCCGGCATCGACATCGATCATTATATCGAGCTGGCGCGGACTGCGGAAGCGGCGAAATTCGACATGGTCTTCTGCGAGGACGCCGCCGGCCTGCGCGAAGCCGATATCAACATCGCCAGCCAGACCTCGCGCTCGATCGGCTTCGAGCCGATCAGCCTGCTTTCAGCCCTTGCCGTGCAGACCGAGCGCATCGGCCTCGTGTCGACGGCCTCGACCAGCTACAACGAGCCTTACGGGCTGGCGAGGGCCTTCGCCTCGCTCGACAATCTGAGCGGCGGCCGCGCGGGCTGGAACCTCGTCACCTCCGCCAACCCCAGCGAGGCGGCGAATTTCGGCGCGACAGGTCTCAGGCCGCATGCCGACCGCTACGAACGCGCCCGTGAATTCGCCACTGTCGTCACCGGCCTGTGGCGCCGCAGCGGCGCCGGCCATGACGGCCAGAGCTTTTCGGTGCGCGACCCGCTCGACATCCCGCCCTCGCCGCAGGCCGCGCCGGTGATGGTGCAGGCCGGCGCTTCCGACGACGGCAAGGATCTTGCCGCGCGGACCGCCGA
The window above is part of the Mesorhizobium sp. WSM4904 genome. Proteins encoded here:
- a CDS encoding LLM class flavin-dependent oxidoreductase encodes the protein MSARQMKLGLFLWATGHHIAAWRHPDSHVTAGIDIDHYIELARTAEAAKFDMVFCEDAAGLREADINIASQTSRSIGFEPISLLSALAVQTERIGLVSTASTSYNEPYGLARAFASLDNLSGGRAGWNLVTSANPSEAANFGATGLRPHADRYERAREFATVVTGLWRRSGAGHDGQSFSVRDPLDIPPSPQAAPVMVQAGASDDGKDLAARTADVVFSAAQTLEEAKAFYDDLKGRLAAYGRQPDDVKIMPGVAPIVAATKAGAQAKYDALQELIPDDVGVALLSSYLSISDLWRYPIDGPLPELPESQGMKSRQALVIEQARRDGLSIRELARYFAGARGHWRVVGTAAQIADALQERFEGGAADGFNVMPSWFPGELDAFATMVVPELQRRGLFRKDYEGRTLREQLGLKRPM